The following are encoded together in the Gavia stellata isolate bGavSte3 chromosome 23, bGavSte3.hap2, whole genome shotgun sequence genome:
- the MERTK gene encoding tyrosine-protein kinase Mer, translating to MGGGRWALLWALLAALRPPRGGADDAGRNRDPRLYLSAESHRPERSVATVGHWPHQSREQPREEPSASSLGQIKFNPTVRHIVINEHKDVTFNCSIKVPQLLLRPDAPGISLWKDGRELHVLDRIATSHLEISDEEEVVMTSAFSILHAQRSDNGSYVCKLNISGMEVVSDPISVQLEGLPHFIRQPEKLNVTKNSPFNLTCQAVGPPEPVEIYWFRNNVQVNEKPHISPSVLTVPGLNETALFSCEAHNSKGLTASNPGQVNVKGIPSAPTSVHVLNRTAHGIVISWVPGFDAFSALNSCSVQVKEAIPRSNVSLLLFNTSVPPHVYHIQQLGPMVDYSIRVSCGNEVGWSAFSPWITASTTEGAPTTPPLNVTVSFNESSSSLEIRWVKPPLERIHGELQGYYIWYRWQNSKGLQNVSTEAWQNASVAVLPVVATNATCSVRVAAVTKGGVGPFSSPVEVFIPGSGLITSAPSSTPASRNTDSFIIALGFICGTVAVGLILCLSVVIQKRCVETKYGNAFSRNDSELAVNYTAKKSYCRRAVELTLGSLGVSSELQQKLQDVVVDRNALSLGKVLGEGEFGSVMEGRLSQPEGTPQKVAVKTMKLDNFSQREIEEFLSEAACMKDFDHPNVIKLLGVCIELSSQQVPKPMVILPFMKYGDLHSFLLRSRLEMAPQFVPLQTLVKFMVDIALGMEYLSSRHFLHRDLAARNCMLRDDMTVCVADFGLSKKIYSGDYYRQGRIAKMPVKWIAIESLADRVYTTKSDVWAFGITMWEIATRGMTPYPGVQNHEIYEYLFHGQRLKKPEDCLDELYEIMSACWRADPATRPTFSQLKVHLEKLLENLPAVRGSGDIIYINTSLPEESPDSTQDSGFPQADSDLDPGDVAEPCSPRAEAAMVAVDVHHNERWGTRYVLEEQLGGPAEEAYVPLLPEGVAGEGSAWTRASTLPAGGSLALGLPRANSCAEDSEVLL from the exons atGGGCGGCGGGCGCTGGGCGCTGCTCTGGGCGCTGCTGGCGGCCCtgcgcccgccccgcggcggggccg ACGATGCTGGCCGAAATAGAGATCCAAGGCTGTACCTGTCAGCAGAGTCCCACCGCCCCGAGCGAAGCGTGGCCACCGTGGGTCACtggcctcaccagagcagagagcagcccCGGGAAGAGCCCTCAGCCAGCTCTCTAGGACAGATTAAGTTTAACCCCACAGTGCGACACATTGTGATTAACGAGCACAAGGATGTCACGTTTAATTGCTCCATCAAAGTacctcagctgctgctcaggccgGACGCCCCTGGCATTTCCTTGTGGAAGGACGGGAGGGAGCTGCACGTGCTGGACCGCATCGCCACCAGCCACCTCGAGATCTCCGACGAGGAGGAGGTGGTAATGACCTCCGCCTTCAG CATCCTTCATGCCCAGCGCTCAGACAACGGCTCCTACGTCTGCAAACTCAACATCTCTGGCATGGAGGTGGTGTCGGATCCCATCTCGGTGCAGCTGGAAG GGCTCCCACACTTCATTCGTCAGCCCGAGAAGCTGAATGTCACCAAGAACAGTCCCTTCAACCTCACATGCCAAGCCGTGGGCCCGCCGGAGCCTGTGGAGATCTACTGGTTTCGCAACAACGTCCAAGTCAATGAGAAGCCCCACATCTCCCCGTCAGTCCTGACCGTGCCAG GTCTTAATGAAACAGCGCTGTTCAGCTGCGAGGCTCACAACAGTAAAGGGCTGACCGCGTCCAACCCGGGGCAGGTCAACGTGAAAG GAATACCATCCGCACCCACCAGCGTGCATGTCCTCAACCGAACGGCCCACGGTATCGTGATATCCTGGGTGCCGGGCTTTGATGCATTCTCTGCCTTGAACAGCTGCAGTGTCCAG GTCAAGGAAGCTATTCCACGAAGCAACGTCTCACTTCTGCTCTTCAACACCTCCGTGCCTCCCCACGTGTATCACATCCAGCAGCTGGGGCCCATGGTGGACTACAGCATCCGCGTTTCCTGCGGGAATGAAGTCGGCTGGTCGGCGTTTAGCCCCTGGATAACCGCCAGCACCACCGAGGGAG CTCCGACCACCCCGCCACTGAATGTCACGGTGTCATTCAATGAATCCAGCTCCTCCCTGGAGATCCGATGGGTGAAGCCGCCCCTGGAGAGGATCCACGGAGAGCTGCAGGGCTATTACATCTGGTACAGGTGGCAGAACTCCAAGGGGTTG caGAACGTCTCCACGGAAGCCTGGCAGAACGCCAGTGTGGCCGTCCTGCCCGTGGTGGCCACCAACGCTACCTGCTCCGTCCGTGTGGCTGCCGTCACCAAGGGGGGAGTGGGACCTTTCAGCAGCCCGGTGGAGGTCTTCATCCCTGGCAGTG GTTTAATAACCTCAGCCCCCTCTTCGACTCCAGCCTCCAGGAACACGGACTCCTTTATCATAGCCCTGGGCTTTATCTGCGGGACAGTTGCCGTCGGGCTGATCCTCTGCTTGTCTGTGGTCATCCAGAAAAGATGCGTGGAAACAAAATACGG GAACGCCTTCAGCAGGAACGATTCGGAGCTGGCAGTGAACTACACGGCCAAGAAGTCCTACTGTCGGAGAGCCGTTGAACTTACGC TGGGCAGCCTGGGTGTCAGCAGCGAGctccagcagaagctgcaggaCGTCGTCGTGGACAGAAATGCCCTCAGCCTGGGGAAGGTCCTGGGAGAGG GAGAGTTCGGGTCAGTGATGGAGGGGCGTCTCAGCCAGCCCGAAGGCACCCCACAGAAGGTGGCTGTGAAGACCATGAAGT tGGATAACTTTTCCCAAAGGGAGATAGAAGAGTTTCTCAGCGAAGCGGCATGCATGAAGGACTTCGACCATCCCAATGTCATCAAGCTCCTAG GCGTGTGCATCGAGCTGAGCTCCCAGCAGGTCCCCAAGCCCATGGTGATTCTCCCGTTCATGAAATACGGTGACCTGCACAGCTTCCTGCTTCGCTCACGGCTGGAGATGGCCCCCCAG TTTGTGCCCCTGCAGACGCTGGTGAAGTTCATGGTCGATATCGCCCTGGGGATGGAGTATCTGAGCAGTCGGCACTTTCTCCACAGGGATTTGGCGGCTCGAAACTGCAT GTTACGGGACGACATGACGGTGTGCGTGGCAGACTTTGGTTTGTCGAAGAAGATTTACAGTGGCGATTACTACCGTCAGGGCCGAATAGCAAAAATGCCAGTGAAGTGGATTGCTATCGAGTCCCTTGCTGACCGCGTCTACACCACCAAGAGCGATGTG TGGGCATTTGGCATTACCATGTGGGAAATAGCGACCCGAGGGATGACGCCCTACCCAGGAGTGCAGAACCACGAGATCTACGAGTACCTCTTCCATGGGCAGCGCCTGAAAAAGCCGGAGGACTGCTTGGATGAGCT GTATGAAATCATGTCTGCGTGCTGGAGAGCCGACCCTGCCACCCGCCCGACGTTCTCGCAGCTGAAGGTCCAtctggagaagctgctggaaaacCTACCCGCCGTCAGGGGATCCGGAGACATCATCTACATCAACACCAGCCTGCCCGAGGAGAGCCCGGACTCCACCCAGGATTCGGGCTTCCCCCAAGCGGACTCTGATTTGGACCCCGGGGACGTTGCCGAGCCCTGCTCTCCCCGAGCGGAGGCGGCGATGGTGGCCGTGGATGTCCACCACAACGAACGATGGGGGACGAGGTATgtcctggaggagcagctcGGCGGCCCCGCGGAGGAGGCCTACGTCCCGCTGCTGCCCGAGGGGGTGGCCGGCGAGGGCTCGGCGTGGACCCGGGCCAGCACCTTGCCCGCCGGCGGCTCGCTCGCACTGGGGCTGCCACGTGCCAATAGCTGCGCGGAGGACTCCGAAGTGCTGCTGTGA
- the FBLN7 gene encoding LOW QUALITY PROTEIN: fibulin-7 (The sequence of the model RefSeq protein was modified relative to this genomic sequence to represent the inferred CDS: substituted 1 base at 1 genomic stop codon), which produces MPGARCRLPLLLLPPLLLLLLPAAPAPQPGQAACSRLGPGRGSSRGAGAMSPSXAAAPSPQSCLSRQQLLAAIRQMQQLLKGQETRFAEGLRVMRSRLSTLHASLAKAAPEPPAASCPALQAPVDGRKFGTKYLVEHEVHFACDPGFQLLGSSTRTCQANGSWTGQEPRCAEISECSSSPCQNGGTCLEGLNQYKCLCPQQWTGAACQYQAQMAPPAWSVTDDPAFSRQPRCAQIDRTQHCSCEPGFHMSGTAANGLCQDLNECEVYKREGGPRLCAHACVNLPGSYRCACPGGYVLLGDGKSCEDIDECALSQDNCTRGTTCINTGGGFQCVSPQCPEPAGNVTYVKTSPFQCERNPCPMESRSCHQAPKTISFHYLPLPSNLLTPTPLFRMATAAAPGRPGPDSLRFGIVGGNNRGHFVMQRSDRQTGELILVQSLKGPQTIQVDVDMSEYLDRVFQAKHVSKITIFVSAYEF; this is translated from the exons ATGCCGGGGGCGCGGTGCCGcctcccgctgctgctgctgccgccgctgctgctgctgctgctcccggCGGCGCCGGCGCCCCAg CCggggcaggctgcctgcagcaggttGGGTCCCGgccggggcagcagcaggggggCCGGAGCGATGTCCCCCAGCTGAGCGGCCGCCCCGtccccgcagagctgcctcagcaggcagcagctcctggccgCCATCCGGcagatgcagcagctgctgaagggGCAGGAGACGCGCTTCGCCGAGGGCCTCCGGGTGATGAGGAGCCGGCTGAGCACCCTGCACGCCTCCCTGGCCAAAGCCGCCCCCGAGCCGCCGGCCG cctcctgccctgccctgcaaGCCCCCGTGGATGGGAGGAAGTTTGGCACCAAGTATTTGGTGGAGCACGAGGTTCACTTCGCCTGCGACCCGGGCttccagctcctgggctccagCACGCGGACGTGCCAGGCCAACGGCAGCTGGACCGGGCAGGAGCCCCGCTGCGCAG AGATCAGCGAGTGCTCGAGCAGCCCCTGCCAGAACGGCGGGACGTGCCTGGAGGGGCTGAACCAGTACAAGTGCCTCTGCCCCCAGCAGTGGACCGGGGCCGCCTGCCAGTACCAGGCGCAGATGG ctccccccgccTGGAGCGTCACGGACGACCCGGCATTCAGCCGCCAGCCCCGCTGCGCCCAGATCGACCGGacccagcactgcagctgcGAGCCCGGCTTCCACATGAGCGGCACGGCCGCCAACGGCCTCTGCCAGG ACCTCAACGAGTGCGAGGTGTACAAGCGGGAGGGGGGTCCCCGGCTCTGCGCCCACGCCTGCGTCAACCTCCCCGGCTCCTACCGCTGCGCCTGCCCCGGCGGGTACGTCCTCCTGGGCGACGGCAAGAGCTGCGAAG ACATCGACGAGTGCGCCCTGTCCCAGGACAACTGCACGAGGGGGACCACCTGCATCAACACGGGGGGCGGCTTCCAGTGCGTCAGCCCCCAGTGCCCCGAGCCCGCTGGCAACGTCACCTACGTCAAAACATCACCCTT CCAGTGCGAGCGCAACCCCTGCCCGATGGAGAGCCGGTCGTGCCACCAAGCACCCAAAACCATCTCCTTCCACTACCTTCCCCTGCCCTCCAACCTGCTGACGCCCACCCCGCTCTTCCGCATGGCCACGGCAGCAGCGCCCGGCCGGCCGGGACCCGACAGCCTGCGCTTCGGCATCGTGGGGGGCAACAACCGCGGCCACTTCGTGATGCAGCGCTCGGACCGGCAGACCGGGGAGCTCATCCTGGTGCAGAGCCTCAAGGGTCCCCAGACCATCCAGGTGGACGTGGACATGTCCGAGTACCTGGACCGTGTCTTCCAAGCCAAGCACGTGTCCAAAATCACCATCTTCGTCTCTGCATATGAGTTTTAG